A genomic window from Tolypothrix sp. PCC 7910 includes:
- a CDS encoding chemotaxis protein CheA, translated as MQSINAMELTEIDDDIEAFLVESYENLDQIERDIIEMEKESGNGEELVRIYRSLHTLKGNCGFLPFPKLEALAHAAESLLSSLRERTLAITPQIISTLLQTIDSIRQMLSTIAATRKEGDRDYVELIQRLTALQQTQSAVSPSPQPVELFDSELEDSTLTTSESHIRVNVGLLDQVMNLVGELVLARNQVMKLSTKLKDSNLTAACQSLNTITGELQEQVMKTRLQPINSIWQKFPRVVRDLAIASGKQVAVEMVGIDTELDKSIIEAIKDPLTHLIRNCVDHGIEFPAERTAKGKPAVGRLFLKAGYESGKVNIEIGDDGRGLNLDRLKARSQQLGLVSATQAAAMSDSEAMNLIFLRGFSTAEQITNLSGRGVGMDIVKDNIEKINGSIEIDSQLGQGTTFKLKIPLTLAIISALIISSSGEFYAIPQGNLQELVRLEMEQGLKNIEIFYDVPVYRLRGELVPLIYLDQILQIANTVTNSELLSIAIIQAENYRFGLVVDSIEDIQEIVVKPLGKQLKNVSLFAGATILGDGKVALIIDIVGLAKQAGVSSTYQQLAKATDVSIPDDRQTMLLFTGPQSARMGIPLAIASRLAEIPATAIETVANQTVVRYDNQILPLIDLHSIFGIGDRTFDKLATETETLSIIIVSPYPAVSVALVVDRILDIVEEPLTVKGIPSREGILFSTVIQGKITEILDIEAVIRITNPYLLQLANSR; from the coding sequence TTGCAATCTATTAACGCGATGGAGTTAACAGAAATAGATGATGACATAGAAGCGTTTCTCGTTGAAAGCTACGAGAATCTTGATCAAATTGAACGTGACATTATTGAGATGGAGAAAGAGTCTGGAAATGGTGAAGAGTTAGTTCGGATTTATCGCTCACTCCACACTCTTAAAGGCAATTGTGGCTTTTTACCGTTCCCTAAGTTAGAAGCGCTGGCTCATGCGGCGGAAAGTTTGCTTTCGAGTTTGCGCGAACGCACCTTAGCAATCACCCCCCAAATCATCAGTACGTTACTCCAAACAATTGACAGTATTAGGCAAATGTTGTCTACGATCGCAGCGACAAGAAAAGAAGGCGATCGCGATTATGTAGAACTAATTCAAAGATTAACTGCATTGCAACAGACTCAGTCAGCAGTTTCCCCATCACCACAGCCTGTAGAATTATTTGATAGCGAATTAGAAGATTCAACCCTCACCACATCAGAATCTCATATTCGCGTTAATGTTGGGTTGTTAGATCAGGTGATGAATTTGGTAGGTGAACTGGTGTTAGCGCGTAACCAAGTCATGAAATTATCTACCAAGCTAAAAGATAGCAACTTAACTGCGGCTTGCCAAAGCTTGAACACAATTACAGGTGAGTTGCAAGAACAGGTAATGAAAACTCGCTTACAACCAATTAATAGTATCTGGCAAAAATTCCCCCGTGTAGTTCGCGATTTAGCGATCGCTTCTGGTAAACAAGTTGCAGTGGAAATGGTGGGGATAGATACGGAACTAGATAAAAGTATTATTGAAGCCATCAAAGATCCCTTAACTCATTTAATCCGCAACTGTGTAGATCATGGGATTGAGTTCCCCGCCGAACGCACAGCTAAGGGTAAACCTGCTGTTGGGAGGTTATTTCTCAAAGCTGGTTACGAAAGCGGTAAAGTCAATATAGAAATTGGTGATGATGGACGCGGACTCAACCTTGACCGACTCAAAGCGCGATCGCAACAACTAGGATTAGTTAGCGCTACCCAAGCAGCTGCGATGAGTGACTCCGAAGCGATGAACTTAATTTTTTTACGTGGCTTTTCTACCGCCGAACAAATCACCAACCTCTCAGGACGAGGGGTAGGAATGGATATTGTCAAGGACAATATCGAAAAAATTAACGGTAGCATCGAAATTGATAGCCAGTTAGGACAGGGAACAACATTTAAACTGAAAATTCCCCTGACATTGGCGATTATTTCTGCATTAATTATTAGCAGTAGTGGTGAATTTTATGCTATTCCTCAAGGGAATCTCCAAGAACTAGTGCGCCTAGAGATGGAGCAAGGATTAAAGAATATTGAAATATTTTATGATGTTCCCGTGTATCGCTTGCGGGGTGAACTTGTACCCTTAATTTACCTCGATCAGATATTACAAATTGCCAATACTGTTACCAATAGTGAACTTTTGAGTATAGCCATTATCCAAGCGGAAAACTATCGCTTTGGCTTGGTAGTAGATAGCATTGAAGATATTCAAGAAATTGTCGTCAAACCCTTAGGAAAACAATTAAAGAACGTCTCTTTATTTGCAGGAGCCACAATTTTAGGAGATGGGAAAGTAGCATTAATTATTGATATCGTCGGTTTAGCCAAGCAAGCTGGTGTCAGCAGCACATATCAGCAGCTGGCGAAGGCTACAGATGTCAGCATTCCAGATGATCGCCAAACTATGTTACTCTTTACAGGCCCCCAAAGCGCACGCATGGGTATTCCCCTAGCGATCGCATCCCGTCTGGCGGAAATTCCCGCAACTGCGATTGAGACAGTCGCTAATCAAACGGTTGTGCGGTATGACAATCAAATTTTGCCACTAATTGATTTACACAGCATATTTGGAATTGGCGATCGCACCTTTGATAAGCTAGCAACAGAAACAGAGACATTATCAATTATTATTGTCTCTCCCTACCCAGCAGTCAGCGTGGCGCTAGTGGTTGATCGCATTCTCGACATTGTGGAAGAACCACTGACAGTTAAAGGTATACCTAGTAGAGAAGGTATTTTATTCTCTACTGTGATTCAAGGTAAAATCACAGAAATTCTGGATATTGAGGCGGTAATTCGGATTACTAATCCTTATTTGTTGCAACTAGCAAATTCTCGATGA
- a CDS encoding chemotaxis protein CheW, producing MTEQLCTFFLNGIFFGIDVQYVQEVIRPQATTPVPLAPPDICGLINLRGQILTVIDLQQRLEIGKSAIRTTTPQDEAQGFNIVVSTNDEVVSLLVDDVGDVLEFTQNIFQPPPATLKGRMHQMLAGAYPYAGGLLLVLDTKKILAVN from the coding sequence ATGACTGAACAACTGTGTACCTTTTTCCTCAACGGCATTTTTTTTGGGATTGACGTACAGTACGTTCAAGAAGTAATTCGTCCTCAAGCTACAACACCTGTACCCTTGGCTCCCCCAGATATTTGTGGATTAATTAATCTGCGGGGACAAATTCTTACTGTCATTGATTTACAGCAAAGATTAGAAATTGGGAAATCAGCGATCCGCACCACAACACCACAAGATGAAGCCCAAGGGTTTAATATAGTGGTTTCTACTAACGATGAGGTAGTTAGCTTGCTCGTTGATGATGTTGGAGATGTTTTAGAATTCACACAAAATATATTTCAACCCCCACCAGCAACTTTAAAAGGTAGAATGCATCAGATGCTAGCTGGAGCTTATCCATATGCAGGAGGTTTGCTGCTAGTTCTAGACACTAAAAAAATTTTAGCTGTTAATTGA
- a CDS encoding methyl-accepting chemotaxis protein, with amino-acid sequence MATSRSGKTAKTPSDNNINTVESDRTPTDPQLQPLLNALIAAKNGDFSVRLPVENNGLAQIATVFNELVSVNQTFTTEVNRFTSEIGKKGKLGSQADVPGVTGAWQEVIDNLNQMSINLRQQITSINEVTLAVASGDLSQQIRVRNAGDFKQLTDNTNQMIGSLKSSIQQMAEVATAVASSAEELTAVSQEMTANAEQTSEQATSASVSAEQVNQNTTTVVTAVEEMNASIREIAKTVSQGAKVAVEAVKTADRTNETIGKLGQSSVEIGKVIKVITSIAQQTNLLALNATIEAARAGDAGRGFAVVANEVKELAKQTANATEDISQRIEAIQTDTKGAVNAITQITEIINQINDLQSAIASAVEEQTATTNEIARNIAEAATGTSGIAKNIGIVALNAQTTTIGASNTSQAATELSRMAVDLQKVVNQFQY; translated from the coding sequence ATGGCTACAAGTCGGAGTGGGAAAACAGCCAAAACTCCCTCAGATAATAATATCAATACAGTCGAGAGCGATCGCACTCCTACAGATCCGCAACTGCAACCTTTACTTAACGCATTGATAGCTGCCAAAAACGGTGATTTTTCCGTACGCTTACCAGTAGAGAACAATGGATTAGCCCAAATCGCCACAGTTTTTAATGAATTGGTGAGCGTCAACCAAACTTTTACCACAGAAGTGAATCGCTTCACATCCGAGATTGGTAAAAAAGGCAAACTCGGTTCCCAGGCTGATGTTCCCGGTGTGACAGGTGCTTGGCAAGAAGTGATTGACAATTTAAACCAGATGTCAATTAACCTCAGACAGCAAATCACAAGTATCAATGAAGTAACCCTAGCTGTTGCTAGTGGCGATTTATCTCAGCAAATTAGGGTACGCAATGCTGGCGACTTCAAGCAGCTTACCGATAATACCAATCAAATGATCGGTAGCCTCAAGTCTTCAATTCAACAAATGGCAGAAGTAGCCACAGCAGTTGCATCTTCCGCAGAAGAATTAACCGCCGTTAGTCAAGAAATGACTGCAAATGCCGAACAAACCTCAGAACAAGCAACTTCCGCCTCCGTCTCAGCTGAACAGGTGAATCAGAATACGACAACAGTCGTGACTGCAGTGGAAGAGATGAACGCTAGTATTCGCGAAATTGCCAAGACTGTTTCCCAAGGTGCAAAAGTAGCAGTGGAAGCTGTAAAAACTGCCGATCGCACCAACGAAACCATTGGTAAACTTGGTCAAAGCAGCGTGGAAATTGGCAAAGTCATCAAAGTCATTACCTCAATTGCCCAACAAACAAACTTGCTCGCCTTGAATGCTACGATTGAAGCAGCAAGAGCCGGAGATGCTGGCAGAGGATTTGCTGTAGTCGCAAACGAAGTCAAGGAACTAGCTAAACAAACAGCCAACGCCACCGAAGATATCAGCCAGCGAATTGAAGCGATTCAAACAGATACCAAAGGTGCAGTTAACGCAATCACGCAAATTACCGAAATCATTAACCAGATTAATGACTTGCAAAGTGCGATCGCTAGTGCTGTTGAAGAACAAACCGCAACCACCAACGAAATCGCGCGCAACATCGCCGAAGCAGCCACAGGAACCTCTGGGATTGCCAAAAACATTGGCATTGTCGCACTTAACGCCCAAACCACCACAATAGGAGCCAGCAACACCTCACAAGCCGCCACAGAACTATCCCGAATGGCAGTAGATTTGCAAAAAGTTGTTAATCAGTTTCAGTATTAA
- a CDS encoding chemotaxis response regulator protein-glutamate methylesterase, translated as MPKIRVLVVDDAVVVRSRLSKILSSDAELEVVDVAANGRIALAKIPYVNPDVIILDVEMPDLNGLETLAAIRQMYPHLPVIMFSTSTRIGATATLEALSLGASDYATKPSNLGSMEATTQHIREELIPKIKLFGAGINVFTPQIAINPANSPPLTPKIDQVDVIAIGVSTGGPNALAKILPELPGDLAVPILIVQHMPPMFTKLLAERLASKCRIQVDEAIPGAVLEPGKAWIAPGDFHMVVQRHENVVKIDTHKSPPENSCRPSVDVLLRSVAEVYGGKAIAVILTGMGQDGLHGCKWIREAGGQILAQDKASSVVWGMPGFVVNAGLADQIVPLDQMAGEIMHRVRYNQAPILGL; from the coding sequence ATGCCCAAAATCCGGGTACTCGTAGTTGATGACGCTGTTGTTGTTCGGAGTCGTTTAAGTAAAATTCTGTCCAGCGATGCTGAGTTGGAGGTGGTGGATGTAGCGGCTAATGGACGTATTGCACTGGCGAAGATTCCTTATGTGAATCCTGATGTGATTATTTTGGATGTGGAAATGCCAGATTTGAATGGTTTGGAAACCTTGGCGGCTATTCGCCAAATGTATCCACACTTACCCGTAATCATGTTCAGCACTTCCACACGCATAGGAGCAACTGCAACTCTGGAAGCTCTGTCTTTGGGTGCTTCAGATTATGCCACCAAACCTAGTAACTTAGGAAGTATGGAGGCAACTACCCAACATATCCGTGAAGAATTAATTCCGAAAATTAAGCTATTTGGTGCTGGAATTAATGTATTTACGCCACAAATTGCAATTAATCCTGCAAATTCTCCTCCCCTCACTCCAAAAATAGACCAAGTGGATGTTATTGCAATTGGAGTTTCAACAGGAGGGCCAAATGCCTTAGCAAAAATACTTCCTGAACTTCCTGGCGATTTAGCAGTTCCCATCCTGATTGTGCAACATATGCCGCCAATGTTTACAAAATTGTTAGCCGAAAGATTAGCTTCTAAGTGCCGAATCCAAGTGGATGAAGCGATTCCCGGCGCAGTATTAGAACCTGGAAAAGCGTGGATTGCGCCTGGAGATTTCCACATGGTTGTACAACGGCATGAAAATGTAGTTAAAATTGATACTCATAAATCACCGCCTGAAAATTCCTGTCGCCCTTCGGTAGATGTTTTGTTGCGCTCAGTTGCAGAAGTTTATGGTGGTAAAGCGATCGCTGTTATACTGACAGGAATGGGGCAAGATGGATTACATGGTTGTAAGTGGATTCGGGAAGCTGGTGGTCAAATATTGGCTCAGGATAAAGCTAGTAGTGTAGTGTGGGGAATGCCAGGTTTTGTTGTCAACGCCGGACTAGCCGATCAAATTGTACCCCTCGACCAAATGGCAGGTGAAATTATGCACCGAGTTCGTTACAATCAAGCTCCTATCTTAGGTCTGTAA
- a CDS encoding protein-glutamate O-methyltransferase CheR, with protein MKQTMGVTSTDFDFLRDLVYRHSAVVLSADKTYLAELYLQPITASLGLATIGDLVDYLRNKPFSATHTQVIEALVTNETSFFRDIYPFEALQKFVLPELIKKRAIERSLNIWCAACSHGQEPYSIAMLIREHFPLLANWSVKLIASDFSSKALTKARQGRYNQLEIQRGLPSNLRDRYFHKLDNDWQIHDEIIKMVDLQQINLVKPWPSLPKSDVIFLRNVLIYFDIPTKKALLKKIKQQLSSDGYLFLGNAETTINLDTSFERLQLEKSICYRLK; from the coding sequence ATGAAACAGACAATGGGTGTAACTAGCACTGATTTTGATTTTCTCCGAGATTTAGTTTATCGTCATTCGGCAGTTGTGTTGTCTGCGGATAAAACCTATTTAGCAGAGTTATATTTACAGCCAATTACAGCCTCACTAGGATTAGCAACGATTGGCGATTTGGTGGATTATTTACGGAATAAGCCATTTAGCGCGACTCACACCCAGGTAATTGAAGCTTTAGTTACCAATGAAACATCTTTCTTCCGTGATATTTACCCCTTTGAAGCGCTGCAAAAATTTGTTTTACCAGAGTTAATCAAAAAACGCGCAATTGAGCGATCGCTTAATATTTGGTGTGCAGCTTGTTCTCATGGACAGGAACCTTATAGCATCGCGATGCTCATCCGCGAACATTTTCCTCTATTAGCCAATTGGTCTGTAAAGCTGATTGCAAGCGACTTTTCCAGCAAAGCTTTAACCAAGGCGCGCCAAGGACGTTATAACCAGCTAGAAATTCAGCGAGGACTACCAAGCAATTTGCGCGATCGCTATTTTCACAAACTAGATAATGATTGGCAAATTCACGATGAAATCATCAAGATGGTGGATCTTCAGCAAATCAATCTTGTCAAACCTTGGCCATCTCTACCCAAAAGTGATGTGATATTTTTACGTAATGTTTTAATTTACTTTGATATCCCAACTAAAAAAGCTTTACTCAAGAAAATTAAGCAGCAATTAAGTTCAGATGGCTATTTATTTCTCGGTAATGCTGAAACTACCATTAATCTAGATACATCATTCGAGCGTTTGCAATTAGAAAAAAGTATCTGTTATCGATTAAAATAA
- a CDS encoding GUN4 domain-containing protein, whose amino-acid sequence MVKNWALVIGINHYDFLQPLKYAKRDAELMQNLLHNEAGFERVFLFTDDSPSIGGELTRPYRANLLRFLQQLFERPFLQPEDNFWFFFNGHGMSYAEQDYLLPADGNLEDIENTGISLSYVTECLRNSGSDNIVLMLDANHHHHQGSSLGIGRQTQNLARQTGVISILSCTANQSSAEIDALQQGAFTHALLEGLGSQGQCATVKRLHQYVSFRVPELLAHYKYPLQTPVINAEPVAKSQRVVIQKYANLHDIAKNQRNGLPTEVNSNREFVQLEELWSRTNTVNPSVEKHTVKDISRIAQYAGSSENFTPNPTVCASPVQVMSHDKTHNNYAQAHTSTLTIAQPAIDDLASERGIDYQRLSELLAAGDWKGADRETFNLMLKAAAREEAGWLDIPAINKFPDTDLCTIDQLWVKYSKGRFGFTVQKQIWESLGGEPDADYETWCKFGDRIGWRVNNAWRFYSDLNFVDDAPQGHFPAAAAVDLLTVRQGWVVGLFGCMVGFSALSSRLAQSSVMQ is encoded by the coding sequence ATGGTAAAAAACTGGGCGTTGGTTATTGGTATTAATCATTACGACTTCTTGCAACCCCTCAAATATGCGAAGCGGGATGCAGAGTTGATGCAGAATTTGCTCCACAATGAAGCAGGTTTCGAGCGAGTATTTTTATTTACGGATGACTCACCCAGTATTGGTGGTGAACTAACTCGTCCTTATCGCGCTAACTTATTACGATTCTTACAGCAGTTATTTGAGCGTCCTTTCCTTCAGCCAGAAGATAATTTTTGGTTTTTCTTTAATGGTCACGGGATGAGCTATGCTGAGCAAGATTATCTATTGCCTGCTGATGGTAATCTAGAAGACATAGAAAATACAGGAATTTCCCTTAGTTATGTGACTGAGTGCCTCCGCAATTCAGGCTCAGATAATATTGTTTTGATGTTGGATGCTAATCACCATCACCACCAAGGAAGTAGCCTAGGAATTGGGCGACAAACACAGAATTTGGCGCGGCAAACTGGGGTCATCAGTATCTTATCATGTACTGCTAATCAATCCTCTGCTGAAATTGATGCCTTGCAACAAGGTGCTTTTACCCATGCACTCCTAGAAGGTTTAGGAAGTCAGGGACAATGCGCCACCGTGAAACGGTTACACCAATATGTTAGTTTCCGAGTTCCAGAACTTTTAGCGCATTACAAGTATCCTCTGCAAACACCTGTGATCAATGCAGAGCCAGTTGCTAAATCACAGCGAGTTGTTATACAAAAATACGCAAACTTACATGATATTGCCAAAAATCAGAGAAATGGCCTGCCCACAGAAGTAAACTCTAATAGAGAATTTGTACAATTAGAAGAGTTATGGTCAAGAACTAATACAGTAAATCCTAGTGTAGAAAAGCATACAGTTAAAGACATCTCAAGAATCGCTCAATATGCAGGCAGCAGTGAGAACTTTACTCCTAATCCAACCGTTTGCGCTTCACCTGTGCAAGTGATGTCTCACGACAAGACGCACAACAACTATGCTCAAGCGCATACGTCAACGCTAACTATCGCACAACCAGCAATTGATGACCTCGCTTCCGAACGAGGAATAGATTATCAGCGATTATCAGAATTACTAGCAGCTGGTGATTGGAAAGGCGCAGATCGGGAAACTTTCAACTTAATGCTCAAAGCAGCAGCGAGAGAGGAAGCTGGTTGGCTGGATATTCCAGCAATCAATAAATTTCCTGATACCGACCTTTGCACGATTGACCAACTTTGGGTCAAATATAGCAAAGGTCGTTTTGGTTTTACTGTGCAAAAGCAGATTTGGGAAAGCTTAGGTGGCGAACCTGATGCTGATTATGAAACATGGTGCAAATTTGGCGATCGCATCGGCTGGCGTGTCAATAATGCTTGGCGGTTCTACTCTGACCTAAATTTTGTGGATGATGCACCACAAGGTCATTTTCCTGCGGCTGCGGCTGTTGATCTACTAACTGTGCGTCAAGGTTGGGTAGTCGGTTTATTTGGTTGTATGGTAGGGTTTTCAGCTCTTTCTTCACGATTAGCTCAATCTTCAGTGATGCAATAA
- a CDS encoding pentapeptide repeat-containing protein — translation MKTNEMSLIKTNGLTSLVLSITVIFILSLILILLFFFSLHGLPTEEKIAAVTQVMAIIAIFAWAMAITMNAYNTSRLSLGIDQSTLGQILSGIMAWEKKVEMGINYTQTNVQELDTERFYQAIKHLGNEKIETRFAAIYELERIARDFPKNHWTIMEILAAFIRENAPARRDIDNNLPEKLPTDIQTALTVIGRRNAQHDLANKKLDLRDIDISNADLMEANLSGVILIGANLQWVNLIGANLSGANLTEANLCGAVLYEANLHKAILPEANLQEAVLRKVNLAKAVLYEADLQGAMLYDANLQGAVLYNANLEEAILCDTNLEGANLEGCNLLGANLIGSNLQGAKLIGANLECVLLSTANLQEANLYEANLEDANFYEANLKYAILTGANLNQAIFQKAKMFGADLTKCENLESEQLELALGDRTTILPENVEIPVHWCQNLVDCSVFESET, via the coding sequence ATGAAGACTAATGAGATGTCTTTGATCAAGACTAATGGACTCACTAGTTTGGTGCTATCTATCACAGTTATATTTATTCTCTCATTAATTTTAATTCTTCTATTCTTTTTTAGTCTTCATGGACTACCAACTGAGGAAAAAATAGCAGCAGTAACTCAGGTGATGGCTATTATTGCTATATTTGCTTGGGCAATGGCAATTACCATGAATGCTTATAATACCTCCAGGCTATCTCTAGGGATTGATCAGAGTACATTAGGACAAATACTTTCAGGAATAATGGCGTGGGAGAAAAAGGTAGAAATGGGTATTAATTACACCCAAACAAATGTCCAAGAATTAGATACCGAAAGATTTTATCAAGCTATTAAACATTTAGGTAATGAAAAAATAGAAACTAGATTTGCTGCAATATATGAGTTAGAAAGAATTGCTCGCGATTTTCCTAAAAACCATTGGACAATCATGGAAATACTCGCTGCATTTATTCGAGAAAATGCTCCTGCACGTCGAGATATTGATAATAATTTACCAGAAAAGCTGCCTACAGATATTCAAACAGCACTTACCGTTATTGGTAGGCGGAATGCACAACATGATTTAGCCAATAAAAAACTAGATTTACGCGATATAGATATTAGTAATGCTGACTTAATGGAAGCTAATCTTTCTGGAGTCATCTTAATTGGAGCTAATTTGCAATGGGTAAATTTGATAGGAGCTAATTTATCTGGAGCTAACTTAACTGAGGCTAATCTCTGCGGCGCAGTGCTTTATGAAGCCAACTTGCATAAGGCGATACTTCCAGAAGCTAATCTCCAAGAAGCTGTATTGAGAAAAGTTAATTTAGCTAAAGCAGTACTCTATGAAGCTGATTTGCAAGGAGCAATGTTGTATGATGCCAACTTGCAAGGTGCTGTTCTTTATAACGCTAATTTGGAAGAAGCTATCCTATGCGACACCAATTTAGAAGGAGCAAATTTAGAAGGATGTAACCTGTTAGGAGCCAACCTGATCGGCAGTAATTTGCAAGGTGCAAAATTGATTGGTGCTAACTTAGAATGTGTATTGTTAAGTACTGCTAATCTTCAAGAAGCTAATCTTTATGAAGCTAATTTAGAAGACGCAAACTTTTATGAAGCTAACCTAAAATACGCTATTCTCACTGGAGCTAACCTCAACCAAGCAATCTTCCAAAAAGCCAAGATGTTTGGTGCTGACTTGACTAAATGCGAAAATTTAGAATCAGAGCAATTGGAACTAGCGCTAGGCGATCGCACAACTATTCTGCCCGAAAATGTTGAAATTCCTGTACATTGGTGTCAAAATCTGGTTGACTGTTCTGTCTTTGAGTCTGAAACTTAA
- a CDS encoding pentapeptide repeat-containing protein: MSANKTGVILNWLIVITVIFALLLSLIIFALSQIRGLSVPQQIEYTIQALATTAIIFLGIGLIINAYYGAKRAQALQKSAIAAEKSVEIGIQNAKLSQDRLIAERFMTAIAQLGHQKPETRTGAIYALERVAQEFPTEHWTIMEILTAFIRENAPVGEGEQPTEEDTAVLNYEQQKRESYRTQQFVPNHHDELPKIRTDIQVALTVIGRRNYLEDKVNQTLDLRNTDMRRADLLGANLERVDLRGANLSNADLRGANLANANLSSAKLSRSILYEANLFKANLRGANLSWVNLNRANLGGANLRGANLTSASLRAANLQGANLYKANLQQATLKVANLAGAKLFLANLQGAKLGKANLQLTGLIGANLHGANLNGANLCGANLNAAKLQQTEIFFANLSEASLAEADLYQANLIGANLAKAMLYEANLHGANLMGANFLDANLCDVNLEGAILTGAKNLELQQITMAVGDRTTRLPDYVEAPTHWRQSG, from the coding sequence ATGTCTGCTAACAAGACAGGCGTAATCTTGAATTGGTTGATAGTTATTACAGTTATATTTGCTCTCTTATTGAGTTTAATTATCTTTGCATTGTCCCAAATTAGAGGATTGTCTGTTCCACAACAAATAGAATATACAATTCAAGCATTAGCTACTACTGCAATTATTTTCCTAGGAATAGGATTAATCATTAATGCTTATTACGGCGCAAAGCGTGCTCAAGCTTTGCAGAAAAGTGCGATCGCGGCGGAAAAAAGCGTTGAAATTGGCATTCAAAATGCCAAACTAAGTCAAGATCGGCTAATTGCAGAACGCTTTATGACAGCAATTGCACAGTTAGGACATCAGAAACCTGAAACTCGTACAGGTGCAATTTATGCTTTAGAAAGAGTCGCGCAGGAATTTCCGACGGAACACTGGACAATTATGGAAATCCTCACGGCTTTTATCCGCGAGAATGCTCCTGTCGGTGAGGGAGAGCAACCAACAGAAGAAGATACAGCAGTCCTAAATTATGAACAGCAAAAGCGAGAAAGCTATCGTACGCAGCAATTTGTCCCCAACCATCATGATGAGTTACCAAAAATTCGCACAGATATACAAGTGGCGTTGACAGTCATCGGTAGACGTAATTATTTAGAAGACAAAGTTAATCAAACACTAGATTTACGCAACACAGATATGAGGCGCGCAGACTTACTAGGCGCGAATTTGGAAAGAGTAGATTTGCGTGGAGCTAATTTATCTAATGCAGATTTGCGCGGAGCTAATTTAGCTAATGCTAACTTGAGTAGTGCAAAACTCTCCAGATCTATCCTTTATGAAGCTAATTTGTTCAAAGCTAACCTACGTGGAGCTAACCTTTCTTGGGTAAACCTCAATCGCGCCAACTTAGGTGGAGCCAATCTACGTGGTGCTAACCTTACAAGTGCAAGTCTACGCGCCGCTAACTTGCAAGGCGCAAATCTTTATAAAGCTAACTTACAACAAGCAACCCTAAAAGTTGCTAACCTGGCTGGAGCTAAGTTATTTTTAGCTAACTTGCAAGGCGCAAAGCTTGGTAAAGCTAACCTGCAATTAACAGGGTTAATTGGAGCGAATCTGCATGGAGCCAACTTAAATGGAGCCAATCTCTGTGGCGCTAACCTCAATGCAGCCAAACTCCAGCAGACAGAGATATTTTTTGCCAATCTTTCAGAAGCTAGTTTAGCGGAAGCTGACCTCTATCAAGCGAACCTGATCGGAGCTAACCTTGCTAAAGCAATGCTCTATGAAGCCAATCTGCATGGCGCAAATCTCATGGGAGCTAACTTTTTAGACGCAAATCTCTGTGATGTCAATTTAGAAGGTGCAATTTTGACAGGTGCAAAAAACTTAGAGTTACAACAAATTACAATGGCAGTTGGCGATCGCACAACTCGCTTACCAGATTATGTGGAAGCTCCAACACATTGGCGACAATCCGGTTAA